From a single Nissabacter sp. SGAir0207 genomic region:
- the pqqC gene encoding pyrroloquinoline-quinone synthase PqqC — MRTETPAQLMTPDEFEQALRAKGAYYHIHHPYHIAMHNGQATVEQIRGWVANRFYYQTSIPLKDAAIMANCPHPETRRKWVQRILDHDGTQPGEGGIEAWLRLGEAVGLQREALLSEQYVLPGVRFAVDAYVNFARRANWQEAACSSLTELFAPQIHQSRLDSWPQHYTWIEPEGYGYFRSRLSQANRDVEHGLALALEYCDTVEKQQRMLEILQFKLDILWTMLDAMTMAYALGRPPYHTVTQQPVWHSERLV; from the coding sequence ATGAGAACAGAGACGCCGGCGCAACTGATGACGCCAGATGAGTTTGAACAGGCACTGCGCGCCAAGGGCGCGTACTACCACATCCACCACCCCTACCATATCGCCATGCACAATGGGCAGGCGACGGTGGAGCAGATCCGTGGCTGGGTGGCAAACCGCTTCTACTACCAGACCAGCATTCCGTTGAAAGATGCCGCCATCATGGCGAACTGCCCGCACCCGGAGACCCGCCGCAAATGGGTACAGCGCATCCTCGACCACGACGGCACCCAGCCGGGCGAGGGCGGCATCGAGGCCTGGCTGCGTCTGGGCGAGGCCGTGGGCCTGCAACGTGAGGCGCTGCTCTCCGAGCAGTATGTGCTGCCGGGCGTGCGCTTCGCGGTTGATGCCTACGTCAACTTTGCGCGCCGCGCCAACTGGCAGGAGGCGGCCTGTAGCTCGCTGACCGAGCTGTTCGCCCCGCAGATCCACCAGTCGCGGTTGGATAGCTGGCCGCAGCACTACACCTGGATTGAGCCAGAGGGCTACGGCTACTTCCGCAGCCGCCTGAGCCAGGCGAACCGCGACGTGGAGCATGGTTTGGCGCTGGCGCTGGAGTATTGCGATACCGTCGAGAAGCAGCAGCGTATGCTGGAGATCCTGCAATTCAAACTGGACATCCTGTGGACCATGCTGGATGCCATGACCATGGCCTACGCGCTGGGTCGCCCGCCGTACCATACTGTTACCCAGCAACCTGTCTGGCATAGCGAGAGACTCGTATGA
- the pqqB gene encoding pyrroloquinoline quinone biosynthesis protein PqqB — protein sequence MQIKVLGSAAGGGFPQWNCHCSNCQGVRNGTINASPRTQSSIAVSGNGEEWVLCNASPDICHQLAASPELHKKGVLRGTGIGAIILTDSQIDHSAGLLNLREGCPHHVWCTPEVHDDLTTGFPVFTMLSHWNGGLIHHPIAPQESFSVAVCPTIRFTAIPLLSNAPPYSRYRGKPLPGHNVALFIEDTANGTSLLYAPGLGEPDDTLLGWMKKADCLLIDGTLWRDNELADTGVGRNTGKDMGHLALAEDQGLAALLRSMPAKRKILIHINNTNPILNEDSAERHLLTEQGVEVSWDGMTIAL from the coding sequence ATGCAGATTAAAGTTCTCGGTTCTGCGGCGGGCGGCGGCTTTCCTCAGTGGAACTGTCATTGCAGCAACTGCCAGGGCGTACGTAACGGTACGATTAACGCCTCTCCCCGCACGCAATCTTCCATCGCCGTCAGTGGCAATGGCGAAGAGTGGGTACTGTGCAACGCCTCGCCCGACATCTGCCACCAGTTGGCGGCCTCGCCGGAGCTTCATAAGAAAGGGGTACTGCGCGGCACCGGCATCGGCGCGATTATCCTGACGGACAGCCAGATCGACCACAGTGCCGGTTTGCTCAACCTGCGCGAGGGGTGCCCGCACCACGTCTGGTGCACGCCAGAGGTGCATGACGACCTGACCACCGGTTTCCCGGTCTTCACCATGCTCTCTCACTGGAACGGCGGCCTGATTCACCACCCGATTGCCCCGCAGGAGAGCTTCTCTGTCGCGGTCTGTCCGACCATCCGCTTCACCGCCATCCCGCTGCTGAGCAATGCGCCGCCCTATTCACGCTATCGCGGCAAGCCGCTGCCGGGCCACAACGTCGCGCTGTTCATTGAAGACACCGCCAACGGCACCTCGCTGCTCTATGCACCGGGCCTCGGCGAGCCAGACGACACCCTGCTGGGCTGGATGAAAAAGGCGGACTGCCTGCTGATTGATGGCACGCTCTGGCGTGACAATGAGCTGGCAGACACCGGCGTGGGGCGCAACACCGGGAAGGACATGGGCCACCTGGCGCTGGCGGAGGATCAAGGGCTGGCGGCGCTGCTGCGCAGTATGCCAGCCAAGCGCAAAATCCTCATCCATATCAACAATACCAATCCGATTCTCAATGAAGACTCAGCTGAACGCCACCTCCTGACGGAGCAAGGGGTAGAGGTCAGTTGGGACGGCATGACGATTGCGCTCTAG
- the pqqD gene encoding pyrroloquinoline quinone biosynthesis peptide chaperone PqqD, with protein MIEIKEASTPVFRRGYRLQFEKVQDCHVILYPEGMAKLNESATAILELVDGKRTVADIIAALDARFPDAGGVGEDVKEFFVSAYEQKWIMFRE; from the coding sequence ATGATTGAGATCAAAGAGGCAAGCACCCCGGTTTTCCGCCGTGGCTACCGCCTGCAGTTTGAGAAGGTGCAGGATTGCCACGTGATCCTCTACCCAGAGGGGATGGCCAAGCTCAATGAGAGCGCGACCGCCATTCTGGAGCTGGTGGATGGCAAGCGCACCGTTGCTGACATCATTGCCGCGCTGGACGCGCGTTTCCCTGACGCCGGGGGTGTGGGCGAAGATGTGAAGGAGTTCTTCGTCAGCGCCTATGAACAAAAGTGGATCATGTTCCGTGAGTGA
- the gltP gene encoding glutamate/aspartate:proton symporter GltP, translated as MRNVKISLAWQILIALALGIIVGAVLHNQPESKTWLVDNILNPAGSIFIRLIKMIVVPIVIATLVVGIAGVGDAKKLGRIGLKTIIYFEVVTTIAIVVGITLANVFQPGHGIDMSTLSAVDISQYEKTTEAVESSGHSLVGTILSLIPSNIFSSMVKGDMLPIIFFSVLFGLGLSSLPTETKEPLLKVFKAVSETMFKVTNMIMRYAPIGVFSLIAVTVANFGFGSLLPLAKLMLLVYFAIIFFALVVLGGIARMCNLRIMTLIRILKDELILSYSTSSSETVLPRIIEKMEAYGAPKAITSFVVPTGYSFNLDGSTLYQAIAAIFIAQMYGIDLSLSQEIILVLTLMVTSKGIAGVPGVSFVVLLATLGSAGIPLEGLAFIAGVDRLLDMARTALNVVGNALAVLVIAKWENQFDSAKAARYEKRMMLQKARELKQS; from the coding sequence ATGAGAAATGTTAAAATCAGCCTCGCCTGGCAAATCCTGATTGCATTGGCATTAGGCATTATTGTTGGTGCCGTACTGCATAACCAACCTGAATCAAAAACATGGTTGGTGGATAATATTCTTAATCCGGCAGGAAGTATTTTTATCCGCCTGATTAAAATGATTGTCGTGCCTATTGTGATTGCCACTCTGGTTGTTGGTATTGCCGGCGTGGGTGACGCAAAAAAACTTGGCCGCATCGGACTGAAAACCATTATTTACTTTGAAGTGGTTACCACCATTGCCATTGTAGTGGGAATTACCCTGGCTAATGTTTTTCAACCCGGTCACGGTATCGATATGTCGACGCTCTCTGCGGTCGATATTTCCCAATATGAAAAAACCACTGAGGCAGTTGAGAGCAGTGGCCACAGTCTGGTAGGGACAATCCTGTCGCTAATTCCGTCGAACATCTTCTCTTCGATGGTAAAAGGTGACATGTTGCCGATTATCTTCTTCTCTGTGCTGTTTGGTCTGGGCCTCTCCTCCCTGCCGACAGAGACTAAAGAGCCGCTGCTGAAAGTATTTAAAGCGGTTTCGGAAACCATGTTCAAAGTGACCAACATGATCATGCGTTATGCACCGATTGGTGTATTCAGCCTGATCGCGGTGACAGTGGCAAACTTTGGCTTTGGTTCACTGCTGCCATTGGCCAAACTGATGCTGTTGGTCTATTTCGCCATTATTTTCTTTGCGCTGGTGGTGTTGGGCGGCATTGCGCGGATGTGTAACTTACGCATTATGACGCTGATCCGTATTTTGAAAGATGAGCTAATCCTCTCCTATTCTACCTCCAGTTCAGAGACTGTTCTGCCGCGTATTATTGAGAAGATGGAAGCCTATGGCGCGCCGAAAGCCATCACCAGTTTTGTGGTGCCGACCGGTTACTCCTTTAACCTTGATGGCTCGACGCTGTATCAGGCAATTGCCGCCATCTTTATTGCCCAGATGTATGGCATTGACCTGTCGCTGAGCCAGGAGATCATTCTGGTGCTGACGCTGATGGTCACCTCCAAAGGCATCGCTGGTGTACCGGGCGTCTCCTTTGTGGTGCTGCTGGCGACGCTGGGCAGCGCGGGCATTCCGCTGGAAGGTCTGGCCTTTATCGCTGGTGTTGACCGCCTGCTGGACATGGCGCGCACCGCGCTGAACGTGGTGGGCAACGCGCTGGCGGTGCTGGTGATTGCGAAGTGGGAGAACCAATTCGACAGCGCCAAAGCGGCCCGTTATGAAAAGCGCATGATGTTGCAAAAAGCGCGTGAGCTGAAACAGTCCTGA
- the pqqA gene encoding pyrroloquinoline quinone precursor peptide PqqA, whose translation MWTKPKFVDLRLGLEVTLYISNR comes from the coding sequence ATGTGGACTAAACCTAAATTTGTTGACCTGCGTCTCGGCCTGGAAGTGACTCTGTACATTTCCAACCGTTAA
- the pqqE gene encoding pyrroloquinoline quinone biosynthesis protein PqqE, with product MNKSGSCSVSEKPQVNPPLWLLAELTYRCPLQCPYCSNPLDFAKQEKELTTEQWIEVFRQARELGSVQLGFSGGEPLVRKDLPELIKAAHDMGFYTNLITSGIGLTEKKLEAFSEAGLDHIQISFQASDETLNAALAGSQKAFQQKLAMAKAVKAQGYPMVLNFVLHRHNIDQIDRIIELCIELEADDVELATCQFYGWAHLNREGLLPTREQIARAEATVQRYRAKMAESGNLANLLFVTPDYYEERPKGCMGGWGAIFLSVTPEGDALPCHSARQLPVKFPSVLEHDLHHIWYESFGFNRYRGYDWMPEPCRSCPEKEKDYGGCRCQAYMLTGNADNADPVCSKSPHHGQILEAREKANCTTMLIDQLTFRNRANSQLIFKAEC from the coding sequence ATGAACAAAAGTGGATCATGTTCCGTGAGTGAAAAACCGCAGGTCAACCCGCCGCTCTGGCTGCTGGCGGAGCTGACTTATCGCTGCCCATTGCAGTGCCCCTACTGCTCCAACCCGCTCGACTTCGCCAAACAGGAGAAGGAGCTGACAACGGAGCAGTGGATCGAGGTGTTCCGTCAGGCGCGTGAGCTGGGCAGCGTCCAGCTCGGCTTCTCGGGCGGTGAGCCGCTGGTGCGCAAGGATCTGCCTGAACTGATCAAGGCCGCGCATGACATGGGGTTCTATACCAACCTCATCACCTCCGGCATCGGCCTGACGGAGAAGAAGCTGGAAGCCTTCAGCGAGGCGGGGCTGGACCATATCCAGATCAGCTTCCAGGCCAGTGACGAGACGCTGAACGCAGCGCTGGCCGGTTCGCAAAAGGCGTTCCAGCAGAAGTTGGCGATGGCCAAGGCGGTCAAGGCGCAGGGCTACCCGATGGTGCTCAACTTTGTGCTGCACCGCCATAACATCGACCAGATCGATCGCATCATTGAGCTGTGCATCGAGCTGGAGGCGGATGACGTCGAGCTGGCGACCTGCCAGTTCTACGGCTGGGCGCACCTCAACCGCGAGGGGCTGCTGCCGACGCGTGAGCAGATCGCCCGCGCCGAGGCCACCGTGCAGCGCTACCGCGCGAAGATGGCGGAGAGCGGCAATCTGGCGAACCTGCTGTTCGTCACGCCGGATTACTACGAGGAGCGCCCGAAAGGGTGCATGGGCGGCTGGGGTGCCATCTTCCTCAGCGTCACGCCGGAGGGCGACGCCCTGCCGTGCCACAGCGCGCGCCAATTGCCGGTGAAGTTCCCGTCAGTGCTGGAGCACGATCTCCACCACATCTGGTATGAATCCTTCGGCTTTAACCGCTATCGCGGCTATGACTGGATGCCGGAGCCGTGCCGCTCCTGCCCGGAAAAGGAGAAGGATTACGGCGGCTGCCGTTGCCAGGCCTACATGCTGACCGGCAATGCCGACAACGCCGATCCGGTCTGTAGCAAATCCCCGCACCACGGCCAGATTCTGGAGGCGCGGGAGAAGGCCAACTGCACCACCATGCTGATTGACCAGCTGACCTTCCGCAACCGCGCCAACTCGCAGCTGATCTTCAAGGCTGAGTGCTGA
- a CDS encoding dipeptidase gives MPNAPAFPVFDGHNDLLLNLWLHHDAQPAAAFLQGGIQGHLDLPRMRQGRFAGGMFAVFVPPAEHAAKIKPAVADAPHDPLGITRQQIAILQKLETDSAGQAKICRTATEIEQCMAAGQLAMVLHIEGAEALDDELALLDEFYDAGLRSLGPFWNLPNRYGFGINGTFPGSPDTGEGLTAEGIALLRACNRKRLLIDLSHMNEKAFWQTAALSDAPLVATHSNAHALCQQPRNLTDKQLAAIRESDGLVGVNFGNAFLRSDGQRSGNTPITEIVKHIDYLIAKLGEDRVAFGSDFDGISVPDELNDVTGLPRLQQALADAGYGAELIEKISWRNWLRVLKRTWGE, from the coding sequence ATGCCGAATGCTCCCGCTTTCCCGGTCTTTGATGGCCATAACGATCTCTTGCTGAATCTCTGGCTGCACCATGATGCGCAGCCGGCCGCCGCATTTTTACAGGGGGGCATTCAGGGCCATCTCGACTTGCCGCGAATGCGTCAGGGACGTTTCGCGGGTGGCATGTTTGCGGTATTCGTACCGCCAGCTGAGCACGCTGCCAAAATAAAGCCAGCAGTGGCAGACGCCCCCCACGATCCGCTCGGCATCACTCGCCAGCAGATCGCCATCCTGCAAAAGCTGGAGACGGACTCCGCAGGGCAGGCGAAAATTTGCCGCACGGCAACTGAGATTGAGCAGTGCATGGCCGCCGGTCAGCTGGCGATGGTGCTGCATATCGAGGGAGCGGAGGCGCTGGATGATGAGCTGGCGCTGCTGGATGAGTTCTATGACGCGGGGCTGCGCAGCCTGGGGCCATTCTGGAACCTGCCGAACCGCTACGGCTTTGGCATCAACGGCACCTTCCCCGGCTCGCCGGACACGGGCGAGGGGCTGACCGCCGAGGGCATCGCGCTGTTGCGCGCCTGCAATCGCAAACGCCTGCTGATCGATCTCTCCCATATGAATGAGAAAGCCTTCTGGCAGACCGCCGCTCTTAGCGATGCGCCACTGGTGGCTACCCACTCCAATGCCCATGCGCTCTGCCAACAGCCGCGCAACCTGACGGACAAACAGCTGGCGGCCATCCGCGAAAGCGATGGGCTGGTGGGCGTCAACTTTGGCAACGCATTTTTGCGGAGCGATGGGCAACGCAGTGGAAACACCCCGATAACAGAAATCGTCAAACATATTGACTATTTGATCGCTAAACTGGGTGAAGACCGGGTCGCCTTTGGCTCGGATTTCGATGGCATCAGCGTGCCAGATGAGCTGAACGACGTTACGGGCTTGCCCCGCCTGCAACAGGCGCTGGCAGACGCTGGCTATGGCGCTGAGCTGATTGAAAAAATTTCCTGGCGCAACTGGTTGCGGGTATTGAAACGCACCTGGGGCGAGTAG